The Phycisphaeraceae bacterium genome includes a window with the following:
- a CDS encoding succinylglutamate-semialdehyde dehydrogenase — protein sequence MENGLHLIGGRWVEGGGAELRAQDPWSLEATWVGAEATGVEVDRAIMAARAALAEWSGMGVEARVVVVRRFAALAAERAEDLAEAVARESGKPMWEARGEVGLIGAKIETSIAEHERQLGERVFELPNGRGVARYRAHGVLAVLGPFNFPVHLPNGHITPALLAGNTVVFKPSEKTPTAGMLMAALWQEAEAPAGVVSAVVGGRATGEALVAHEQVDGVLFTGSYGAGRAIAQRLLDEPGKIVALELGGNNPIVVDRVGDVEAAAYTVAVSAFSTAGQRCNCARRVILTRAVDRDAFVDRLLRITRSIRVGAQDAEPASFCGPVISPEAGRAMLAAQEGLVELGARVLEPVAVCGAHDGVLRPGVLDVDSMVDRLPDEEHFGPLLRVMTADDLECAIELANRTRYGLAASLLTDEVGDFERFVHSVRAGVINLNGPTVGASGKLPFGGVGRSGNHRPSAAAAAGYCAFPVASIEAAKLAAVEKPLPGIEVNG from the coding sequence ATGGAAAACGGTCTGCATCTGATTGGTGGGCGATGGGTTGAGGGTGGTGGCGCGGAGCTTCGGGCTCAGGATCCGTGGTCGCTTGAGGCGACGTGGGTGGGGGCGGAGGCGACGGGGGTGGAGGTGGATCGTGCGATAATGGCGGCGCGGGCGGCGTTGGCTGAGTGGTCGGGTATGGGGGTTGAGGCTCGGGTCGTTGTTGTCCGGCGGTTTGCGGCGTTGGCGGCGGAGCGTGCTGAGGATTTGGCGGAGGCGGTGGCGCGGGAGTCGGGCAAGCCGATGTGGGAGGCGCGGGGTGAGGTGGGGCTGATTGGTGCGAAGATCGAGACGTCGATCGCGGAGCATGAGCGGCAGCTAGGTGAGCGGGTGTTTGAGTTGCCCAATGGTCGCGGGGTGGCGCGGTATCGGGCGCATGGGGTGTTGGCGGTGCTGGGGCCGTTTAACTTTCCGGTTCATTTGCCGAACGGGCACATTACGCCCGCGTTGCTGGCGGGGAACACGGTGGTGTTCAAGCCGAGTGAGAAGACGCCTACGGCGGGGATGCTGATGGCGGCGTTGTGGCAGGAGGCGGAGGCGCCTGCGGGTGTGGTGTCGGCGGTGGTGGGTGGTCGGGCGACGGGTGAGGCGCTGGTGGCGCATGAGCAGGTGGATGGGGTGTTGTTTACGGGTAGTTATGGTGCGGGTCGGGCGATTGCACAGCGGCTGCTGGATGAACCGGGAAAGATTGTGGCGCTGGAGCTGGGCGGGAATAATCCGATCGTGGTGGATCGAGTGGGTGATGTGGAGGCGGCGGCTTATACGGTGGCGGTGTCGGCGTTTTCGACAGCGGGTCAGCGGTGCAACTGTGCGCGGCGGGTGATTCTGACTCGGGCGGTGGATCGTGATGCGTTTGTTGATCGGCTGCTACGGATTACTCGGTCGATCCGGGTGGGGGCGCAGGATGCGGAGCCGGCGTCGTTTTGTGGTCCGGTGATCAGTCCGGAGGCGGGTCGTGCGATGTTGGCGGCGCAGGAGGGGCTGGTTGAGCTTGGGGCGCGGGTGTTGGAGCCGGTGGCGGTGTGTGGGGCGCACGATGGGGTGTTGCGGCCTGGGGTTTTGGATGTGGATTCGATGGTGGATCGGTTGCCGGATGAGGAGCATTTTGGGCCGTTGCTGCGGGTGATGACGGCGGATGATCTGGAGTGTGCGATCGAACTGGCGAATCGGACGCGGTATGGGTTGGCGGCGTCGCTTCTGACGGATGAGGTGGGTGACTTTGAGCGGTTTGTGCATTCGGTTCGGGCGGGTGTGATCAATCTCAATGGGCCGACGGTGGGGGCTTCGGGCAAGCTGCCTTTTGGGGGTGTGGGCCGGAGTGGGAATCATCGGCCGAGTGCGGCGGCGGCGGCGGGGTATTGCGCGTTTCCGGTGGCGTCGATTGAGGCGGCGAAGCTGGCGGCGGTGGA
- a CDS encoding arginine N-succinyltransferase — MSDHLLMRLVRGGDLDGLHELAMQTGHGLTTLPAEEGLLRERIERSLAWETRLFVLEDVRSGRLLGTSGIVRQVGVGEPWYAFRREQLTHESEGLGIRQEVDVLHRYVERHGPSEIGTLFLSPNARRSGVGRFLSLARFLEMAERPERYQTGVIAELRGVVDSVGRSLFWDAVGRHFFAVDYTTADFRSAYDKQFIAELMPRHPVYLNLLPESARDVVGQVHEDTLPALRLLEQQGFEVTDLVDIFDAGPVLRCATAEIATVRASERFEVLSGEVDAGGERWMIAATEENFRAVLAVAEVGEAGLVVGADVMGRLGVDSGEAVRAARLYSSVRG; from the coding sequence TTGAGTGATCATTTGCTGATGCGGTTGGTGCGGGGGGGTGATCTTGATGGTCTGCATGAGTTGGCCATGCAGACGGGGCATGGTTTGACGACGTTGCCTGCGGAGGAGGGTTTGTTGCGGGAGCGGATTGAGCGGTCGCTAGCGTGGGAGACGCGGTTGTTTGTGCTGGAGGATGTGCGGAGCGGGCGGCTGCTGGGGACATCAGGGATTGTCCGGCAGGTTGGTGTGGGGGAGCCGTGGTATGCGTTTCGGCGGGAGCAGCTAACACATGAGTCGGAGGGTCTGGGGATCCGGCAGGAGGTGGATGTGCTGCATCGGTATGTGGAGCGGCATGGTCCGAGTGAGATTGGGACGCTGTTTTTGAGTCCGAATGCGCGGCGGTCCGGGGTGGGGCGTTTTTTGTCGTTGGCGCGGTTTCTGGAGATGGCGGAGCGGCCAGAGCGGTACCAGACGGGTGTGATTGCGGAGTTGCGGGGCGTGGTCGATTCGGTGGGGCGGAGTTTGTTTTGGGATGCGGTGGGCCGGCATTTTTTTGCGGTGGACTACACGACGGCGGATTTTCGGTCGGCTTATGACAAGCAGTTCATTGCGGAGTTGATGCCCAGGCACCCGGTGTATCTGAATCTGCTGCCTGAGTCGGCTCGGGATGTGGTGGGTCAGGTGCATGAGGACACGCTGCCGGCGTTGCGGTTGCTGGAGCAGCAGGGTTTTGAGGTGACGGACCTGGTGGATATTTTTGATGCGGGTCCGGTGCTGCGGTGTGCGACGGCGGAGATTGCGACGGTGCGGGCTAGTGAGCGTTTTGAGGTGCTTTCGGGAGAGGTTGATGCGGGGGGTGAGCGGTGGATGATCGCGGCGACTGAAGAGAATTTTCGGGCGGTGCTGGCGGTGGCGGAGGTTGGTGAGGCGGGGTTGGTGGTTGGGGCGGATGTGATGGGGCGTCTTGGTGTTGATTCTGGAGAGGCGGTTCGGGCTGCTCGGCTTTATTCATCTGTCAGAGGTTAA
- a CDS encoding ion transporter, with protein MLSQKIRLLVESSFFQYGVLGLILLAAVVVGLETYPGVMERYGAIIYTVDWAILWLFVLEAVLKMAQHGRHWYRYFHDPWNVFDFVIIAVCLLPMEGHAAAVLRLARVLRALRLVSALPRLQLLVEALLKSIPSMGYVGMLLIILFYIYAVLGVFLFRENDPIHFGNLQLALLSLFRIVTLEDWTDVMYIQMFGSHVYAIDNPAVLPERSHAQPMVGALYFVSFVLVGTMIMLNLFIGVIINSMHEAQAEAEARKASTGAAEELVALEGELDRIKEKLRVVRHQMLEKESR; from the coding sequence ATGCTGAGCCAGAAGATCCGGTTACTGGTTGAGTCGTCGTTTTTCCAGTACGGGGTGCTGGGGCTGATTTTGTTGGCTGCGGTGGTGGTGGGTCTTGAGACGTATCCGGGTGTGATGGAGCGGTATGGGGCGATCATCTACACGGTGGATTGGGCGATTCTGTGGTTGTTTGTGCTGGAGGCTGTGCTGAAGATGGCGCAGCATGGGCGTCACTGGTATCGGTATTTTCATGATCCGTGGAATGTGTTTGATTTTGTGATCATCGCGGTGTGTTTGTTGCCTATGGAGGGTCATGCGGCGGCGGTTTTGCGGTTGGCGCGGGTGCTTCGTGCGCTTCGTCTTGTGTCGGCTCTGCCTAGGCTTCAGTTGTTGGTGGAGGCGCTTCTTAAGAGTATCCCTTCGATGGGTTATGTGGGGATGCTGCTCATCATCCTGTTTTATATTTATGCGGTATTGGGTGTGTTTTTGTTTCGGGAGAATGATCCAATTCACTTTGGGAATTTGCAGTTGGCGTTGTTGTCGTTGTTTCGGATTGTGACGCTGGAGGACTGGACGGATGTGATGTACATCCAGATGTTCGGGTCGCATGTGTATGCGATTGATAATCCGGCGGTGCTGCCGGAGCGTTCGCATGCGCAGCCGATGGTGGGTGCGTTGTATTTCGTGAGTTTTGTGCTGGTGGGGACGATGATCATGCTGAATCTGTTTATTGGTGTGATCATCAACTCGATGCATGAGGCTCAGGCGGAGGCTGAGGCGAGGAAGGCATCGACGGGTGCGGCGGAGGAGTTGGTGGCGTTGGAGGGAGAGTTGGATCGGATCAAGGAGAAGTTGCGTGTGGTTCGGCATCAGATGCTGGAGAAGGAGAGCCGTTGA
- a CDS encoding prepilin-type N-terminal cleavage/methylation domain-containing protein, producing MGIFTVRRQPGFTLIELLVVVSILALLIGLLLPALAQVRPVAREAECMSQLRQLAVAQYAYQLDYGVFSRLWAGSVSDGEAEHVRMISPLEGYLGLDVSARDAMTGAGSVLHCPSVLQDDLDRLASRGILPYPGEQYSSYGINGAMYFDRWGFGYDVIPAPSEIILLGDQAVEPFERQVTSDGWYVIPGFTRWAGITGHIPERGYRHQDSGSPMVFADGHASRMLDEELVLDGGHWCWWDPAGDPRQPAEGDERCGCED from the coding sequence ATGGGAATCTTTACGGTCCGGAGGCAACCGGGGTTTACGCTGATCGAGTTGCTGGTGGTGGTGTCGATTCTGGCGCTGCTGATCGGCTTGTTGCTGCCAGCGTTGGCGCAGGTTCGTCCGGTTGCTCGAGAGGCTGAGTGTATGAGTCAGCTTCGTCAACTGGCGGTGGCGCAGTATGCGTATCAGCTGGATTATGGTGTGTTTTCGAGGTTGTGGGCGGGGTCTGTGAGTGATGGGGAGGCGGAGCATGTGCGGATGATCTCGCCGTTGGAGGGTTACCTAGGGCTTGATGTGAGCGCGCGGGATGCGATGACGGGGGCGGGTTCGGTGCTGCATTGCCCTTCGGTGCTTCAGGATGATCTGGATCGGCTAGCATCGCGGGGTATTTTGCCTTATCCGGGTGAGCAGTATTCGTCTTATGGGATCAATGGGGCGATGTATTTTGATCGGTGGGGCTTTGGGTATGACGTGATCCCGGCTCCGTCGGAGATTATTTTGTTGGGTGATCAGGCGGTGGAGCCGTTTGAGCGTCAGGTGACGTCTGACGGTTGGTATGTGATTCCGGGTTTTACGCGGTGGGCGGGGATTACGGGGCATATTCCTGAGCGTGGGTATCGGCATCAGGATTCGGGTTCGCCGATGGTGTTTGCTGACGGTCATGCGTCGAGGATGCTGGACGAGGAGTTGGTGCTTGATGGTGGGCATTGGTGCTGGTGGGATCCTGCTGGTGATCCGCGTCAGCCAGCGGAGGGTGATGAGCGTTGCGGCTGTGAGGACTGA